Proteins from a single region of Lujinxingia litoralis:
- a CDS encoding SIR2 family NAD-dependent protein deacylase, which produces MPNHLVRTLARALAARAADLLPPALDPRLRSQRMNLPAIDRAAHRLIGSPTVLVCVGSGLSAESGVPTFRGPGGIYSDAEIAHLTHVDTFESERERGHMLHWYQERREQLHTIEPNPGHHALIGLAQTGDYTIATQNVDHLLEAASDQAGFRPAIYHLHGSLLSVRCHECDYQVEDLHLDLREQPRCPRCQGPLRPGVVWFGEALPEDTLGKSMKLAQEADICLILGTSGLVYPAAALPETAKRFGATLIEVNPHLSALSDISDIVIRGKTGEVLPVLLRRVEELNRG; this is translated from the coding sequence TTGCCTAATCACCTCGTTCGCACCCTGGCGCGCGCCCTCGCCGCCCGGGCAGCCGATCTCCTTCCACCGGCGCTCGACCCGCGTCTGAGGAGCCAACGCATGAACTTGCCGGCCATCGATCGCGCCGCTCACAGGCTCATAGGCTCGCCCACCGTACTGGTGTGTGTGGGCAGCGGCCTCTCAGCTGAATCCGGCGTGCCCACGTTTCGTGGCCCCGGGGGGATTTACAGCGACGCGGAGATCGCGCACCTGACCCACGTCGATACCTTTGAGAGCGAGCGCGAGCGCGGGCACATGCTCCACTGGTATCAAGAGCGGCGCGAGCAGCTCCACACCATCGAGCCCAATCCGGGCCATCACGCGCTGATCGGACTTGCTCAGACCGGCGACTACACCATCGCTACTCAGAACGTCGATCACCTGCTGGAAGCCGCCAGTGATCAGGCCGGATTCCGCCCGGCCATCTATCACCTGCATGGCTCCCTGCTCTCGGTGCGTTGCCACGAGTGCGACTATCAAGTCGAAGATCTGCACCTCGACCTTCGTGAGCAGCCCCGCTGCCCGAGATGCCAGGGCCCCCTTCGCCCCGGGGTCGTCTGGTTCGGAGAGGCGCTCCCGGAAGACACGCTGGGCAAAAGCATGAAGCTCGCGCAAGAGGCCGACATCTGCCTCATTCTTGGTACCAGCGGCCTGGTCTACCCGGCGGCCGCCCTACCCGAGACCGCCAAACGCTTCGGTGCGACCCTGATTGAGGTTAACCCACACCTGAGCGCCCTCTCCGACATCAGCGACATCGTCATCCGCGGCAAAACCGGCGAGGTCCTTCCGGTGCTGCTGCGCCGGGTTGAGGAGCTTAACCGGGGTTGA
- a CDS encoding GAF domain-containing protein, translating into MAENDAGSASRRFELSREGKEVIAFHLQSFLRPWMQFFGVERVLVCPGFEHSLMRLGAYSVSVDACTFDEGLRWDFHELLQNWRYGSPRLVWEAPGGGASVQYQMVEVPDRGPSAEGRILGFALVRADMTLPADALRDLKHMTAEALRVYRRNAVRLFFDERSDLAVKAQLYELMSSFAEWLGCDHSASILLSSSPVVVTKEGEGPERFDVLAERIFFEAEGSGGDGARRLVGMAIEAGGEPTLVSETMRRYGEDPAAPYHAFVRPGDDTDEESGQTRSGWRASDAPDRELAEWHAIEERPVSRACWMVPMLSNTRGEDELLGYVAFHFLQAQEPTPHAVELISEIASQLARVLRHSSMYVLGASKLQIVQEIRRIAEFQLRGNETGEAVINAYIAGVTALVAERVEVPSLAIGYVVDRGGERWLRYAHPCGWTRFDQLEIPIDVAPQARADSGISALAVRLARPVTLSGGHGSGEGLRFKNELRIHEESGRIADARSPAWAGLRQEQGWRRLSEYYKPARKSAYATLAFPVVYAGRALGVLTVEVERTTDWVWWSGLGGQLFWELVAGELAFGFATLGGPQWVALNPG; encoded by the coding sequence ATGGCCGAAAACGACGCAGGCTCCGCGTCCAGACGCTTCGAACTCTCACGGGAGGGCAAGGAGGTCATCGCCTTCCACTTGCAGAGCTTTCTGCGCCCCTGGATGCAGTTCTTTGGCGTGGAGCGTGTCCTGGTCTGCCCGGGGTTTGAGCATTCGTTGATGCGCCTGGGCGCCTACTCGGTGAGTGTGGATGCCTGCACCTTTGACGAGGGGCTGAGATGGGATTTTCACGAGCTCTTACAGAACTGGCGCTATGGCAGTCCTCGCCTGGTGTGGGAGGCCCCCGGTGGGGGCGCGTCGGTGCAGTATCAGATGGTGGAGGTGCCCGATCGCGGACCGAGCGCCGAGGGTAGGATTCTGGGGTTTGCGCTCGTTCGCGCCGACATGACGCTGCCTGCGGACGCGCTTCGAGATCTCAAACATATGACGGCCGAGGCCCTGCGGGTCTATCGGCGTAATGCGGTGCGGCTCTTCTTTGATGAGCGCAGCGATCTTGCGGTCAAAGCCCAGCTCTACGAGCTGATGAGCAGCTTCGCGGAGTGGCTGGGCTGTGACCATTCGGCCTCCATCCTGTTGAGCAGCTCGCCGGTTGTGGTGACAAAAGAGGGCGAGGGGCCGGAGCGCTTTGATGTGTTGGCGGAGCGTATCTTTTTTGAGGCCGAGGGGAGTGGTGGGGATGGCGCGCGTCGGCTGGTAGGGATGGCCATTGAGGCGGGCGGTGAGCCTACGCTCGTCAGCGAGACGATGCGGCGCTATGGGGAGGATCCCGCGGCCCCGTATCATGCGTTTGTGCGTCCGGGGGATGATACCGACGAGGAGTCGGGCCAGACGCGCTCCGGGTGGCGGGCCAGTGATGCGCCGGACCGAGAGCTGGCCGAGTGGCATGCCATTGAGGAGCGTCCGGTGTCGCGAGCGTGCTGGATGGTGCCGATGCTCAGCAACACCCGCGGGGAGGACGAGCTATTGGGATATGTGGCCTTCCACTTTTTGCAGGCGCAGGAGCCCACTCCGCATGCCGTGGAGCTGATCAGCGAGATCGCCAGTCAACTGGCCCGGGTGTTGCGCCACTCCTCGATGTATGTGCTCGGCGCGAGCAAACTCCAGATTGTCCAAGAGATACGCCGGATTGCCGAGTTCCAGCTGCGAGGCAATGAGACTGGCGAAGCGGTGATCAATGCCTACATCGCCGGCGTTACGGCGCTTGTGGCCGAGCGCGTGGAAGTGCCCTCCCTGGCCATTGGGTATGTGGTGGATCGGGGAGGAGAGCGGTGGCTGCGCTATGCACACCCCTGCGGGTGGACGCGTTTTGATCAGTTGGAGATCCCGATCGATGTGGCGCCTCAGGCCCGAGCAGACTCCGGAATCTCTGCGCTGGCCGTACGTCTGGCGCGGCCGGTCACCCTGTCCGGGGGACATGGAAGCGGCGAGGGGCTGCGCTTTAAGAATGAGCTTCGGATTCATGAGGAAAGTGGACGCATTGCCGATGCGCGCAGTCCGGCCTGGGCCGGCTTGAGGCAGGAGCAGGGGTGGCGGCGACTCAGCGAGTACTACAAGCCAGCACGCAAGAGCGCGTACGCGACGCTGGCCTTTCCCGTCGTGTATGCGGGGCGAGCGTTGGGCGTGCTGACCGTCGAGGTGGAGCGCACTACCGACTGGGTGTGGTGGTCGGGGCTGGGGGGACAGCTTTTTTGGGAGCTGGTTGCCGGGGAGCTGGCGTTTGGGTTTGCGACCCTGGGAGGGCCTCAGTGGGTGGCGCTCAACCCCGGTTAA
- a CDS encoding tetratricopeptide repeat protein, translated as MPLPSLHVIALLGALSLSALACSSSSAARTDKAPVENEVRAPTITIQELIVRGNQALDQRQWEQAIAAYDEALALDQQRWEVHMNRAIALTFLLRYDDAIASISNALIAGGQDKPEVYFNLGNIYQERGVYDASITAYRASLAAAGGELNVDTLLNIGAAYIYLHAYPKARQALEKAAEIAPDDPRPLHSLGLLTYSEENPEEALRIYQQVEALDPNYAPAYFNQGYIQQRLGQHAEAAAAFERYLELAPEGPYAVRARNNFNRLRSR; from the coding sequence ATGCCTCTTCCTTCTCTGCACGTCATCGCCCTTCTAGGCGCGCTCTCACTGAGCGCGTTGGCTTGCTCCTCTTCCAGCGCTGCTCGCACCGATAAAGCTCCGGTCGAAAACGAGGTCCGGGCGCCCACGATCACGATCCAGGAGCTGATCGTCCGTGGGAACCAGGCCCTTGACCAACGGCAGTGGGAGCAGGCCATCGCCGCCTACGACGAAGCCCTGGCCCTGGATCAGCAGCGCTGGGAGGTTCATATGAATCGCGCCATCGCGCTGACCTTTCTGCTGCGCTACGACGATGCCATCGCCTCCATCAGTAACGCCCTGATTGCCGGAGGCCAGGACAAACCTGAGGTCTACTTCAACCTGGGCAACATCTACCAGGAGCGAGGCGTCTATGATGCCTCGATCACCGCCTACCGCGCTTCGTTGGCCGCCGCTGGCGGCGAGCTCAATGTGGATACCCTGCTCAACATCGGCGCCGCCTACATCTACCTGCATGCCTATCCTAAGGCACGACAGGCGCTGGAGAAAGCCGCCGAAATCGCCCCCGACGATCCGCGTCCCCTGCACAGCCTGGGGCTACTGACCTATTCGGAGGAAAACCCCGAGGAGGCGCTGCGCATCTACCAACAGGTCGAAGCCCTGGACCCGAACTACGCGCCGGCCTACTTCAACCAGGGCTACATCCAGCAGCGCCTGGGGCAACATGCGGAAGCTGCCGCCGCGTTTGAGCGCTACCTGGAGCTGGCCCCCGAGGGCCCCTATGCCGTCCGCGCGCGCAACAACTTCAACCGACTGCGCTCTCGCTGA
- a CDS encoding cold-shock protein, which produces MATGSVKWFNNAKGFGFITQGGEDDIFVHYSQIEGEGFKTLKQGEVVEFELRRGPKGLHAAKVLRSHEHDYSM; this is translated from the coding sequence ATGGCAACGGGTTCTGTAAAATGGTTCAACAACGCCAAAGGTTTCGGATTCATCACTCAGGGAGGAGAAGACGACATCTTCGTCCACTACAGTCAGATTGAGGGCGAAGGGTTTAAGACCTTGAAGCAGGGCGAGGTCGTGGAGTTTGAACTGCGGCGTGGACCCAAGGGCTTGCATGCGGCCAAAGTGCTGCGTAGCCACGAGCACGACTACTCGATGTAA
- a CDS encoding FHA domain-containing protein: protein MSSARLCANCKAVVPEEHFYCGRCGASYNEDGRQEANETLFFGAMQAPGRAKIILISGQGLEGLSYHLNSTSHVAGRGKGVILFPDDPYLSEKHASFFYRANQLYLRDEKSLNGTFLRIREAHELKDGDEFLIGQQRFRLELLDLKSEYPMREDTLMYVSPPRPFKFRLVHVLKGGRPGAAYCNGENTVTLGREGADVIFPDDRHVSKHHARVSWRDGKVWLEDLDSKNGSYVRIAQEVALSHGDYVFLGSELMRVEINV, encoded by the coding sequence ATGTCCAGCGCTCGCTTATGCGCCAATTGCAAAGCCGTTGTCCCGGAAGAACATTTTTACTGTGGACGCTGTGGCGCAAGCTACAACGAAGATGGCCGGCAGGAGGCCAATGAAACGCTCTTTTTCGGGGCGATGCAGGCCCCGGGGCGAGCTAAGATTATCCTGATCAGCGGTCAGGGGCTTGAGGGGCTGAGCTACCATCTGAACTCCACCTCCCATGTAGCTGGTCGAGGAAAGGGCGTGATTCTCTTTCCCGACGATCCTTACCTGTCGGAGAAGCACGCCAGCTTCTTCTACCGGGCCAATCAGCTTTATCTCCGCGATGAGAAAAGCCTCAACGGAACGTTTTTGCGCATTCGCGAGGCGCATGAGCTGAAGGATGGTGACGAGTTCCTGATCGGGCAGCAACGTTTTCGCCTGGAGCTGCTCGATCTGAAGAGCGAGTACCCGATGCGCGAAGACACCCTGATGTATGTCAGCCCTCCGCGCCCCTTTAAGTTCCGTCTGGTGCATGTGCTCAAGGGTGGGCGGCCTGGAGCCGCCTACTGCAATGGGGAAAATACGGTGACTCTGGGGAGAGAGGGCGCCGATGTGATCTTCCCCGATGATCGCCATGTGTCGAAGCATCATGCCCGTGTGAGTTGGCGTGATGGGAAGGTCTGGCTCGAAGACCTGGATTCGAAAAATGGTAGTTATGTTCGAATCGCCCAGGAGGTCGCGCTGAGTCACGGTGATTATGTGTTCCTGGGGAGTGAGCTGATGCGTGTGGAGATCAACGTCTGA